One genomic region from Ralstonia pickettii DTP0602 encodes:
- a CDS encoding porin, whose amino-acid sequence MAKRPRNAALCTALLTAGLGFNANAQSSVTLYGQVDSYIGSTRAAGGERALVVGAGGMQTSYWGMKGVEDLGSGMRAIFDLNGFYRVDTGRSGRSDTDGFFTRSAFVGLQSNRYGTVKLGRNTTPYFLSTILFNPLVDSYAFGPSIFHTYKAATNGQVYDPGIIGDSGWSNSVVYSTPTFGGLTANLIYAFGEQAGSTGQSKWGGNLTYFNGAFGATAAFQQVKFNATPGDVTAPSALVGFNKQNAAQVGLSYDFKVVKMFAQGQYIKTDINGGAGDIRHTNAQLGASVPLGAGSVLLSYAYGRTRHGTNDFSRNTAAIAYDYNLSKRTDLYAAYFYDKLTSQSHGDAFGVGMRHRF is encoded by the coding sequence ATGGCCAAAAGACCGCGCAACGCTGCACTGTGCACCGCCCTGCTGACAGCGGGACTAGGCTTCAATGCCAATGCGCAATCGAGCGTGACGCTGTACGGGCAAGTCGATTCCTACATCGGCAGCACACGCGCCGCGGGCGGGGAACGCGCCTTGGTCGTCGGTGCAGGCGGTATGCAGACGTCCTACTGGGGGATGAAGGGCGTCGAGGATCTTGGGAGCGGCATGCGTGCCATCTTCGACCTGAACGGGTTCTACCGCGTCGATACGGGGCGATCCGGCAGATCGGATACTGACGGCTTCTTCACCCGCAGCGCCTTCGTGGGCCTGCAGAGCAATCGCTACGGTACGGTCAAGCTGGGCCGCAACACCACGCCATACTTCCTGTCGACGATCCTGTTCAACCCGCTGGTCGATTCGTACGCGTTCGGGCCATCGATCTTTCATACCTACAAGGCCGCCACCAACGGACAGGTCTACGACCCCGGCATCATTGGCGACTCCGGCTGGTCGAACTCCGTCGTGTACTCGACGCCGACGTTCGGCGGCCTGACCGCCAACCTCATCTACGCCTTCGGCGAGCAGGCCGGCAGTACCGGCCAGAGCAAGTGGGGCGGAAACCTGACCTATTTCAACGGCGCATTCGGAGCCACGGCAGCGTTCCAGCAAGTCAAGTTCAATGCGACACCAGGAGACGTCACCGCTCCCAGCGCCCTGGTTGGCTTCAACAAGCAGAATGCGGCCCAGGTCGGACTGTCTTACGATTTCAAGGTGGTCAAGATGTTTGCCCAGGGTCAGTACATCAAGACCGATATCAATGGGGGCGCGGGCGACATCAGACACACGAACGCCCAGCTCGGCGCCTCGGTTCCCCTTGGCGCTGGCAGCGTCTTGCTGTCATACGCGTACGGCCGGACCAGGCATGGCACTAACGACTTCAGCAGGAATACCGCGGCAATCGCCTATGACTACAACCTGTCAAAGCGCACCGACTTGTACGCGGCCTACTTTTACGACAAGCTGACTTCCCAATCCCATGGCGATGCGTTCGGGGTGGGGATGCGGCATCGCTTCTGA